Proteins from a single region of Pseudodesulfovibrio portus:
- a CDS encoding choice-of-anchor A family protein, translating to MKYIRITLFALALTVAAAPAFASSASLGLAGNYNAFIFGNFSSSSDTQGRLAVGGNVHLEHYSVGDRLNPGTTGDVLLAGGDLTFTGGRVYYGDVRVGGSVTGPGYKFYDGALYQNSDMPFDFAAQKQKYTSMANSLAALSATGTTTSQWGGLYMTGDGTSNTQVFNLDGSTLLNSHTFALDTTGFAQDTTIIFNVSGTASGLTNMSMESLRPFAGSVLFNFYEATSLTLSGIGVWGSILAPLADIDNPQGVINGTLIANSFDGPMQLNLVPFEGNVPTPIPGSILLLGTGMLGLIGWRKRR from the coding sequence ATGAAATACATACGAATCACCCTCTTCGCACTGGCCTTGACCGTGGCCGCTGCCCCGGCGTTCGCCAGCTCCGCGTCCCTCGGCCTGGCCGGGAACTACAATGCATTCATCTTCGGCAACTTCAGCAGTTCCTCCGACACCCAGGGACGGCTGGCGGTCGGCGGCAACGTCCACCTTGAGCACTACAGCGTGGGCGACAGGCTCAACCCCGGGACCACCGGCGACGTCCTGCTGGCCGGGGGCGACCTGACCTTCACCGGCGGGCGCGTCTACTACGGCGACGTCCGGGTCGGCGGCTCGGTGACCGGACCCGGCTACAAATTCTACGACGGCGCTCTTTACCAGAACTCCGACATGCCCTTCGACTTCGCCGCCCAGAAACAAAAATACACCAGCATGGCCAATTCCCTTGCCGCCCTGAGCGCCACCGGAACAACCACCTCCCAGTGGGGCGGCCTCTATATGACCGGGGACGGCACGAGCAATACCCAGGTATTCAATCTCGACGGCTCCACTCTGCTCAACAGCCACACCTTTGCACTCGACACCACCGGCTTCGCGCAGGACACCACCATTATCTTCAATGTGTCCGGCACCGCTTCCGGCCTGACCAACATGAGCATGGAATCCCTGAGACCCTTTGCCGGGTCCGTGCTCTTCAACTTCTACGAAGCCACCAGCCTGACCCTGTCCGGCATCGGCGTCTGGGGCTCCATCCTTGCCCCGCTGGCCGACATCGACAACCCCCAGGGCGTCATCAACGGCACGCTCATCGCCAACTCCTTTGACGGCCCCATGCAGCTCAACCTCGTTCCGTTCGAGGGCAACGTGCCGACCCCGATCCCCGGCTCCATCCTCCTCCTCGGGACCGGCATGCTCGGCCTCATCGGATGGCGCAAAAGACGCTAG
- a CDS encoding LysR family transcriptional regulator has product MELRQLKYFIAVAEELHFGRAAERCHIAQPPLSQQIKRLEEELGVKLLERTSRKVSLTDEGTTFLAVARDTIATLEGGIEKMNMMAEGIIGKLRVGFLSSGLFTDFLKGVTAFRKRYPGIQLDIREMQSSDQNLALRSGEMDVGLSHHCYANHYHLEARTFLADRYYLAVHEEHPLAERGHAGYPDIDREPFIMFSRQHYPDAYDRAIGRYHKYGVQPRIVQEAKTHLTKLSLIAAGMGIGFVPERMRAALPSTVRLIPFDFQGEVHLTPLKLVWRKGDRSPALRCFLEVMEGFCRQENDSASGCA; this is encoded by the coding sequence ATGGAACTCAGACAACTCAAGTATTTCATCGCCGTGGCCGAGGAGCTGCATTTCGGGCGGGCCGCCGAGCGGTGCCATATCGCCCAGCCGCCGTTGTCGCAGCAGATAAAACGCCTTGAGGAGGAACTCGGGGTCAAGCTCCTCGAGCGGACCAGCCGCAAGGTGTCGCTGACCGACGAGGGGACCACCTTCCTGGCCGTGGCACGGGACACCATCGCCACACTGGAAGGCGGCATCGAGAAGATGAACATGATGGCCGAGGGGATCATCGGCAAGCTGCGCGTCGGCTTCCTTTCCTCCGGGCTGTTCACCGATTTTCTCAAGGGCGTGACCGCCTTCCGCAAGCGGTATCCCGGCATCCAGCTGGATATCCGCGAGATGCAGTCGTCGGACCAGAACCTGGCCCTGCGCTCCGGGGAGATGGACGTGGGCCTGTCCCACCATTGCTACGCGAACCACTATCACCTTGAGGCGCGCACCTTCCTGGCCGACCGCTACTACCTGGCAGTGCACGAGGAACATCCCCTGGCCGAGCGGGGCCACGCCGGATACCCGGATATCGACAGGGAACCGTTCATCATGTTCTCGCGCCAGCACTACCCGGACGCCTATGACCGGGCCATCGGCCGTTACCACAAGTACGGCGTCCAGCCCCGCATCGTGCAGGAGGCCAAGACGCACCTGACCAAGCTGTCGCTCATCGCGGCGGGCATGGGCATCGGCTTCGTGCCCGAACGGATGCGCGCGGCCCTGCCGTCCACCGTGCGCCTCATCCCCTTCGACTTCCAGGGCGAAGTGCACCTCACGCCCCTCAAACTGGTCTGGCGCAAGGGCGACCGGTCGCCCGCATTGCGCTGCTTCCTCGAAGTCATGGAAGGCTTCTGCCGGCAAGAAAACGACTCGGCCTCGGGATGCGCCTGA
- a CDS encoding PH domain-containing protein yields MGLLDGLLGNATEVDVADVENELLPILGDMEKVERAFKVVRDMYVFTSGRLILIDKQGLTGKKVDYLSLPYRSISSFSVETAGHFDLDAELKMWVSGRHEPVIKELKKGSDMVGIQKLLANKILK; encoded by the coding sequence ATGGGTTTACTGGACGGATTATTGGGCAACGCCACGGAAGTGGATGTTGCGGACGTGGAGAATGAGCTTTTACCGATTCTGGGCGATATGGAGAAGGTCGAGCGTGCCTTCAAGGTGGTCCGCGACATGTATGTGTTTACCTCGGGCCGCCTCATTCTCATCGACAAGCAGGGCTTGACCGGCAAGAAGGTGGACTACCTGTCGTTGCCGTATCGCTCGATCAGTTCCTTTTCCGTGGAGACCGCGGGGCATTTCGATCTCGACGCCGAACTCAAGATGTGGGTTTCCGGGCGGCATGAGCCGGTCATCAAGGAGCTCAAAAAGGGCAGCGACATGGTGGGGATTCAGAAGTTGCTTGCCAACAAGATTTTGAAATAG
- the panC gene encoding pantoate--beta-alanine ligase, whose protein sequence is MKIVTDPQELQRQCLVWRNAERTVGLVPTMGFLHAGHTALMDRMRPECDRMVVTLFVNPTQFGENEDLSNYPHDFEGDCAKAEAHGADLLFAPAPDAMYAPDHATWVEVPELGRHLCGASRPIHFRGVCTVVTKLFNLTRAHKAVFGQKDWQQLAILRRMARDLNMPVEIIGHPIVRESDGLALSSRNAYLTETERAAAPAIRRGLLNLRETVRAGQRNAGAARAALKEEYASTLPMGEVDYIEIVDPADIVPMEDISGPVLAAVAIRLGKARLIDNILIEV, encoded by the coding sequence ATGAAGATCGTCACCGACCCACAGGAACTACAACGGCAGTGCCTCGTCTGGCGAAATGCGGAAAGAACCGTCGGCCTGGTGCCGACCATGGGCTTTCTGCACGCCGGACACACGGCCCTCATGGACCGCATGCGGCCCGAGTGCGACCGCATGGTCGTGACCCTGTTCGTGAACCCGACCCAGTTCGGGGAGAACGAGGACCTCTCCAATTACCCGCACGACTTCGAGGGCGACTGCGCCAAGGCCGAGGCCCACGGCGCGGACCTGCTCTTTGCTCCCGCTCCGGACGCCATGTATGCGCCCGACCACGCCACCTGGGTCGAGGTCCCCGAGTTGGGCAGGCACCTGTGCGGCGCATCCCGCCCCATCCACTTCCGGGGGGTGTGCACGGTGGTGACCAAGCTGTTCAACCTGACCCGCGCCCACAAGGCCGTGTTCGGCCAGAAGGACTGGCAGCAGCTGGCCATTCTCCGGCGCATGGCGCGCGACCTGAACATGCCGGTCGAGATCATCGGCCACCCCATTGTCCGCGAATCGGACGGGCTGGCCCTGAGTTCGCGCAACGCCTACCTGACCGAGACGGAACGCGCCGCAGCCCCGGCCATCCGGCGGGGACTGCTCAACCTGCGCGAGACGGTCAGGGCCGGACAGCGGAACGCCGGGGCAGCCAGGGCGGCGCTGAAAGAGGAATATGCATCCACCCTGCCCATGGGCGAAGTGGATTACATCGAGATAGTGGACCCGGCGGACATCGTCCCCATGGAAGATATTTCCGG
- a CDS encoding Crp/Fnr family transcriptional regulator → MREVPFDPTNDEIMERLRNVPAFDSLPESHIKAIMQAASIRRYEGGEALIREGEFDNRVFFLIFGKLSITVNNVEVGKLQRLGDVFGEMGIIDGSPRSATISADRASLVISLDDTALGSLGEASKIFTQAVMYRVFAEVMAVRLREANAKISELQATIDDLQNPE, encoded by the coding sequence ATGCGAGAAGTTCCCTTTGATCCGACCAACGACGAAATCATGGAACGCTTGCGCAACGTCCCGGCGTTCGACAGCCTCCCGGAAAGCCATATCAAGGCGATCATGCAGGCGGCCTCCATCCGCCGCTACGAAGGGGGCGAAGCCCTCATCAGGGAAGGCGAATTCGACAACAGGGTCTTCTTCCTCATCTTCGGCAAGCTCTCCATCACCGTCAACAACGTGGAAGTGGGCAAGCTGCAGCGGCTGGGCGACGTGTTCGGGGAGATGGGCATCATCGACGGCAGCCCCCGCTCGGCCACCATCTCGGCGGATCGGGCCTCCCTGGTGATCAGCCTGGACGACACGGCCCTGGGCTCCCTGGGCGAGGCGAGCAAGATATTCACCCAGGCGGTCATGTACCGGGTCTTCGCCGAAGTCATGGCCGTGCGCCTGCGAGAAGCCAACGCAAAAATCTCGGAACTCCAGGCCACCATCGACGACCTTCAAAATCCTGAATAA
- a CDS encoding tetratricopeptide repeat protein — protein sequence MATAKEIREDIARSRAYAKKNDYLKTLSCLSNAIRGLVTSQVYGAEKFEIQSHLVEALRDLNKMKMIKKLFPAGLKYQKGKEKAFYKTLERLHKKLGEAMEKARVDRLRKRLAVLDGNLIKAAQLVKAGTPIEGRKLFAKISEYFADIEGIDSDIGNRMVLMGLFQEGIPYLRKALEKQNTDARAHNALILAFEGMHETEQAIAAVKDAMRWLGPTENLYLRLAKLHLAKSEWSEVFNNAKAALDRNPLNAEAAKLMKQAEPKIFSGSKRSGGAKSSAPKKAHNLDL from the coding sequence ATGGCCACAGCCAAGGAAATACGCGAAGACATCGCCCGGTCACGGGCCTATGCCAAGAAGAATGACTATCTGAAGACCCTCAGTTGTCTTTCCAATGCCATCAGGGGGCTCGTCACGAGCCAGGTTTACGGTGCCGAGAAGTTTGAGATTCAGTCCCATCTCGTGGAGGCCCTGCGCGATCTCAACAAGATGAAGATGATCAAAAAGCTTTTTCCCGCCGGTCTCAAGTACCAGAAAGGCAAGGAGAAAGCCTTCTATAAGACCCTGGAGCGGCTGCACAAGAAACTGGGCGAGGCCATGGAAAAGGCCCGGGTGGACCGGCTTCGCAAGCGGTTGGCAGTGCTGGACGGCAACCTGATCAAGGCCGCCCAGCTCGTCAAGGCGGGCACCCCCATCGAGGGCCGCAAGCTGTTCGCCAAGATATCCGAATATTTCGCCGACATCGAGGGCATCGATTCCGACATCGGCAACCGCATGGTCCTGATGGGATTGTTTCAGGAGGGCATACCCTATCTCAGGAAGGCCCTTGAGAAGCAGAACACCGACGCTCGCGCGCATAACGCCCTGATCCTCGCTTTCGAGGGCATGCACGAGACCGAGCAGGCCATCGCCGCAGTCAAGGACGCCATGCGCTGGCTCGGTCCCACCGAGAACCTGTATCTTCGGTTGGCAAAGCTCCACCTGGCCAAGTCGGAATGGAGCGAGGTCTTCAACAACGCCAAGGCCGCCCTGGACCGCAACCCCCTCAACGCCGAGGCCGCCAAGCTCATGAAGCAGGCGGAGCCCAAGATATTCTCCGGGTCGAAGCGTTCCGGCGGCGCCAAGAGCAGCGCCCCCAAGAAAGCCCACAATCTCGATCTCTAG
- a CDS encoding M48 family metallopeptidase — MNVYLIVIIASLVASWLLGLLSDLLTSRAMRPEPPSDFADVFDPATYARSQEYARASMRFSCVTETFNTATIIVLILAGAFNWLDLAVRSPALSPIPTGLAYIGSLALASALMSMPFEAYHTFVLENRFGFNTTTLRTFLLDRLKGVLLTSVLGGVLAAGVLFFFHEAGALAWLWCWGFAVAATLILTYVAPTWILPLFNKFTPMEAGELRTAIEEYARKNGFELSGIFVMDGSKRSTKGNAFFTGLGKRRRIALFDTLIKEMTTEEIVAVLAHEVGHAKLGHIRKRLVTGIAKTGLIFWLMSLFLNSRGLFDAFGMEHMSVYAGLIFFFLLYTPISMILSVLSNLSSRRHEFQADAFASKTTDSGGAAMISALKKLSAQNLSNLTPHPLTVWLEYGHPPVIDRVRALRAPAPAP, encoded by the coding sequence TTGAACGTCTATCTCATCGTCATCATCGCGTCACTGGTCGCTTCCTGGCTGCTCGGCCTGCTCTCCGACCTGCTCACCAGCCGGGCCATGCGACCCGAGCCGCCGTCCGACTTCGCGGACGTCTTCGATCCCGCCACCTACGCTCGTTCCCAGGAGTACGCCCGCGCCTCCATGCGCTTTTCCTGCGTGACCGAGACCTTCAACACGGCAACCATCATCGTCCTGATCCTGGCCGGTGCGTTCAACTGGCTGGACCTGGCGGTGCGCTCGCCGGCGCTGTCGCCGATTCCCACCGGGCTCGCCTACATCGGATCGCTGGCGCTGGCCTCCGCGCTCATGAGCATGCCGTTCGAGGCCTACCACACCTTTGTCCTGGAAAACCGGTTCGGCTTCAACACCACCACCCTGCGCACCTTTCTCCTGGACCGACTCAAGGGCGTGCTCCTGACCAGCGTGCTGGGCGGCGTCCTGGCGGCCGGGGTGCTGTTCTTCTTCCACGAGGCCGGGGCCCTGGCCTGGCTCTGGTGCTGGGGATTCGCCGTGGCCGCGACCTTGATCCTGACCTATGTGGCCCCCACCTGGATTCTGCCCCTGTTCAACAAGTTCACGCCCATGGAGGCCGGGGAACTGCGGACGGCCATCGAGGAATACGCCCGCAAAAACGGCTTCGAGCTGTCCGGCATCTTCGTCATGGACGGCTCCAAGCGCTCCACCAAGGGCAACGCCTTTTTCACCGGGTTGGGCAAGCGGCGGCGCATCGCCCTGTTCGACACCCTGATCAAGGAGATGACCACCGAGGAGATAGTGGCCGTCCTCGCCCACGAGGTGGGCCACGCCAAACTCGGCCACATCCGCAAGCGCCTCGTCACCGGCATCGCCAAGACCGGGCTGATCTTCTGGCTCATGTCCCTGTTCCTCAACTCCCGGGGGCTGTTCGACGCCTTCGGCATGGAGCACATGTCTGTGTACGCCGGGCTGATTTTCTTTTTCCTGCTCTACACGCCCATTTCCATGATCCTGTCCGTGCTCTCGAACCTGTCGTCCAGACGCCACGAATTCCAGGCGGACGCGTTTGCCTCCAAAACCACCGACAGCGGCGGCGCGGCCATGATCTCGGCCCTGAAGAAGCTCTCCGCCCAGAACCTGTCCAACCTGACGCCCCACCCCCTGACGGTCTGGCTGGAATACGGCCACCCCCCGGTCATCGACCGCGTCCGGGCCCTCCGCGCACCCGCCCCGGCCCCCTGA
- a CDS encoding tetratricopeptide repeat-containing diguanylate cyclase: MRTKKDIFADGSISFTPQELIDFEHTIKDAIAEFVPFSSYSLFFPREETRVIPEPEFRKEDNELVLPLVFQGKMLCYFIAKGVRLKAPSTAPRYIMALAGSVLEKLALYKKAVTDPLTGLYSRNFFFDELEQAIARVQGCIAAGSCQAGVGKAEDQSFSGTFGVIFLDLDTFQPINERYGYLTGDDILAEVGRLLNMVCPKYTTVSRFANDKFAILVPDAKPRACFQLSEVIRSGLSKLSFVDDITNDTIGVTGSLGYVCYPQGLEGAQFRRTRSEQARMIVRKARNGVTVAKELGRNRVFGYADILARGGRVLEVRPMNRMVVSLGEPSGAKVGQRFLVRAPKPGQDGDKGRHVFKGEIVLVEVQDDVSLAEALHLGDSAWSVEPGDRLKLVEGDESMFNGKDDKDTVMPARDAATDLYSYSEFISRFAEARLEPERFSLSLIRILDQPAEDDEGYQEALDRMAAEVARLAQGALGEEAEGGRFGLNGVIFFTVGMDRDRLMERTLEIEKLAESSLGIKVSVGSACYPFLNFDRADVLENCRKALDHALLLPEPRVAVFDSISLNLSADRRFMDGDIYGAIEEFKLALLDDENNLLARNSLGICYAQLGRFDEARREFEGVVAVDKKDVLALYNLGWANHRLGDLKSAAASYRKCLKAEPGHVFSLMRLGSIEEKANHLKKAANYYKKAADQPGGERMVLRPLARVAYKQGDIEGTREYLHLALNADHNDHQAMHMLAKLYLDQGEDPQIAEVLARQSSALSPGIDAYWDTLVEALEAQGKAEEAAKVAARAAG, encoded by the coding sequence ATGAGGACGAAAAAAGACATCTTCGCGGACGGGTCCATATCGTTTACTCCACAGGAGCTGATCGATTTCGAGCATACCATCAAGGACGCCATTGCGGAATTCGTGCCGTTTTCGTCCTACAGCCTGTTCTTCCCCAGGGAGGAGACCCGGGTCATCCCCGAGCCGGAATTCCGCAAGGAGGACAACGAGCTCGTCCTGCCCCTGGTCTTCCAGGGCAAGATGCTCTGCTATTTCATCGCCAAGGGCGTGCGCCTCAAGGCCCCGTCCACGGCCCCCAGGTACATCATGGCCCTGGCCGGGTCGGTGCTGGAGAAGCTCGCCCTGTACAAGAAGGCGGTCACCGATCCCCTGACCGGCCTGTATTCCCGGAATTTCTTTTTCGACGAGCTGGAGCAGGCCATTGCCCGGGTGCAGGGGTGCATCGCGGCGGGCAGTTGTCAGGCCGGTGTGGGCAAGGCCGAGGACCAGAGCTTTTCCGGCACCTTCGGCGTCATCTTCCTGGACCTGGACACCTTCCAGCCCATCAACGAGCGGTACGGCTACCTGACCGGCGACGACATCCTGGCCGAGGTGGGGCGGCTGTTGAACATGGTTTGTCCCAAGTACACCACGGTTTCCCGCTTCGCCAACGACAAGTTCGCCATCCTGGTGCCGGACGCCAAGCCGCGCGCCTGTTTCCAGCTGTCCGAGGTCATCCGCTCCGGCCTGAGCAAGCTTTCCTTTGTGGACGACATCACCAACGATACCATCGGCGTCACCGGCAGCCTCGGCTATGTCTGCTACCCGCAGGGACTCGAGGGAGCGCAGTTCCGGCGCACCCGGTCCGAGCAGGCGAGGATGATCGTGCGCAAGGCGCGCAACGGCGTGACCGTGGCCAAGGAGCTGGGCCGCAACCGGGTCTTCGGCTACGCCGACATCCTGGCCAGGGGCGGCCGGGTGCTCGAGGTCCGGCCCATGAACCGGATGGTCGTGTCCCTGGGCGAGCCGTCCGGGGCCAAGGTGGGCCAGCGGTTCCTGGTGCGCGCGCCCAAGCCGGGACAGGACGGCGACAAAGGCCGCCACGTGTTCAAGGGCGAGATCGTGCTGGTCGAGGTCCAGGACGACGTGTCCCTGGCCGAGGCGCTCCACCTGGGCGATTCGGCCTGGTCCGTCGAGCCGGGCGACCGCCTCAAGCTGGTTGAGGGTGACGAGAGCATGTTCAATGGAAAGGACGACAAGGATACCGTGATGCCTGCGAGGGACGCCGCCACCGACCTCTACTCCTACAGTGAATTCATTTCCCGTTTTGCCGAGGCCCGGCTCGAGCCCGAACGGTTCAGCCTGTCCCTGATCCGCATCCTGGACCAGCCCGCCGAGGACGACGAGGGCTACCAGGAGGCCCTGGACAGGATGGCCGCCGAAGTGGCCCGGCTGGCGCAGGGCGCGCTCGGCGAGGAGGCCGAGGGCGGGCGCTTCGGGCTCAACGGCGTGATCTTCTTTACCGTCGGCATGGACCGGGACCGGCTCATGGAGCGGACCCTGGAAATCGAGAAGCTGGCCGAATCCTCCCTGGGCATCAAGGTCTCCGTGGGGTCCGCCTGCTATCCGTTCCTCAATTTCGACCGGGCCGACGTCCTGGAAAACTGTCGCAAGGCGCTGGACCACGCCCTGCTCCTGCCCGAGCCGCGCGTGGCCGTGTTCGATTCCATTTCCCTGAACCTGTCCGCTGACCGCAGATTCATGGACGGCGACATCTACGGGGCCATCGAGGAGTTCAAGCTGGCCCTGCTGGACGACGAGAACAACCTGCTGGCCCGCAATTCGCTCGGCATCTGCTACGCCCAGCTGGGCCGCTTCGACGAAGCGCGCCGGGAGTTCGAGGGCGTTGTGGCTGTGGACAAGAAGGATGTGCTCGCGCTCTACAACCTCGGCTGGGCCAACCATCGGCTGGGCGACCTCAAGAGCGCGGCGGCGTCCTACCGCAAATGCCTCAAGGCAGAGCCCGGCCACGTCTTCTCCCTCATGCGCCTCGGGTCCATCGAGGAAAAGGCCAACCATCTGAAAAAGGCGGCCAACTACTACAAGAAGGCCGCGGATCAGCCCGGCGGCGAGCGCATGGTGCTCCGCCCCCTGGCCCGCGTGGCCTACAAGCAGGGCGACATCGAGGGAACCCGCGAATATCTCCACCTGGCACTGAACGCCGACCATAACGACCACCAGGCCATGCACATGCTGGCCAAGCTCTACCTCGACCAGGGCGAGGACCCGCAGATCGCCGAGGTCCTGGCCCGCCAGTCCTCGGCCCTGTCGCCGGGCATCGACGCCTACTGGGATACCCTGGTGGAAGCCCTCGAAGCCCAGGGCAAGGCCGAAGAAGCCGCCAAAGTCGCGGCCCGGGCCGCCGGGTAG
- a CDS encoding 4Fe-4S binding protein, translating to MPAPSAPKTLTLFALLVALVVAASYVVAPLWNDKPEGVQEHPPLIFEQTMTVGEFAKANNLPNPAMKEIFGLKSKADLDRPVTDFGIPGERILEEAAKQQALGSEYESKNWLKIPLKFGLWFLFMGGAFYLLRNKKINGANRKWLYLIATATFGVILTSDPSPMGTVKDTIHLFAVEGVFFPPRLIALTVFLLTVFLANKFICSWGCQLGVLQDLIFRLNRNAKDSKAGPLPQIKVPFVVTNTIRIAFLAAFTVAAFGWGYELIEPIDPFRVYKPMTWTLVCAGFILVLLFLSLFVYRPWCHFACPFGLVGWLVEKFSLTKIKVDYDTCISCEACAKACPSTVMDAILKQNRTIPDCFSCGTCMGVCPTDSISFTSGKRTPPPPDKFDQDA from the coding sequence ATGCCCGCACCCAGTGCCCCGAAAACGCTCACCCTGTTCGCCCTGCTGGTCGCGTTGGTGGTCGCGGCCTCATATGTTGTCGCCCCCCTGTGGAACGACAAGCCCGAAGGCGTGCAGGAACACCCCCCGCTGATCTTTGAACAGACCATGACCGTGGGCGAATTCGCCAAGGCCAACAACCTGCCCAACCCGGCCATGAAAGAAATATTCGGGCTCAAGTCCAAGGCAGACCTGGACCGCCCGGTCACCGACTTCGGCATTCCCGGCGAGCGCATTCTCGAGGAAGCGGCCAAGCAACAGGCGCTGGGCTCCGAGTACGAATCCAAGAACTGGCTCAAGATCCCGCTCAAGTTCGGCCTGTGGTTCCTCTTCATGGGCGGGGCGTTCTACCTGCTGCGCAACAAGAAAATCAACGGAGCCAACCGAAAGTGGCTCTACCTCATCGCCACCGCGACCTTCGGCGTGATCCTGACCTCCGATCCCAGCCCCATGGGCACGGTCAAGGACACCATTCACCTGTTTGCCGTGGAAGGCGTGTTCTTCCCGCCGAGGCTCATCGCCCTGACCGTGTTCCTGCTCACGGTCTTCCTGGCCAACAAGTTCATCTGTTCCTGGGGGTGCCAGCTCGGCGTGCTCCAGGACCTGATCTTCCGCCTGAACCGCAACGCCAAGGACTCAAAGGCCGGGCCGCTCCCACAGATCAAGGTGCCATTCGTGGTCACCAATACCATCCGCATCGCCTTCCTGGCCGCCTTCACCGTGGCGGCGTTCGGCTGGGGGTATGAACTCATCGAGCCCATCGACCCGTTCCGGGTGTACAAGCCCATGACCTGGACGCTCGTCTGCGCCGGGTTCATCCTGGTCCTGCTCTTCCTCAGCCTGTTCGTCTACCGCCCCTGGTGCCACTTCGCCTGCCCCTTCGGTCTGGTCGGCTGGCTGGTCGAAAAATTCTCCCTGACCAAAATCAAGGTGGACTACGACACCTGCATCTCCTGCGAAGCCTGCGCCAAGGCCTGCCCGTCCACCGTCATGGACGCCATCCTCAAACAAAACCGCACCATCCCCGACTGTTTCTCCTGCGGGACCTGCATGGGAGTATGCCCCACCGACTCCATCTCCTTCACCTCCGGCAAACGAACCCCGCCACCGCCGGACAAATTCGATCAAGACGCATAA
- a CDS encoding NHL repeat-containing protein, giving the protein MQGKNHRRLNSLWITGLLLLLAVPGAAAEQGAGPDATSVTANPVGLVMDSRANAYTVDRITGKVFCLPPGNEPIHYATISDEPTTLAVDRRRTLFIGTATGHILAVRLDGTVCAAFRCPHGVTGLAVDRDGGLLITTGNGTLVKVRRAELVMKRVN; this is encoded by the coding sequence ATGCAGGGGAAGAATCATCGTCGTCTGAACAGTCTTTGGATTACCGGGTTGCTCTTGCTGCTGGCCGTGCCGGGCGCTGCAGCCGAACAGGGAGCGGGCCCGGATGCGACCTCCGTGACCGCCAATCCCGTAGGATTGGTCATGGATTCACGGGCCAACGCATACACGGTGGACCGGATCACGGGCAAGGTGTTCTGCCTGCCCCCCGGGAACGAGCCCATACACTACGCGACCATCAGCGACGAGCCCACCACCCTGGCCGTGGACCGTCGGCGCACGCTGTTCATCGGCACGGCAACCGGTCATATCCTTGCCGTGCGCCTGGACGGCACGGTGTGCGCGGCGTTTCGCTGCCCGCACGGCGTGACCGGGCTGGCAGTGGACCGTGACGGCGGCCTGCTCATCACCACGGGCAACGGGACGCTGGTCAAGGTGCGCCGTGCGGAACTCGTCATGAAGCGAGTGAACTAG